From Argopecten irradians isolate NY chromosome 12, Ai_NY, whole genome shotgun sequence, one genomic window encodes:
- the LOC138336131 gene encoding testin-like has product MATRLVVIPGPGMSVTDLEPRAPQESQRKLGCLKCGDKCPGLDAHYWRKVCKHCRCSREDHDLQPPDERDSQPINLLFDSLPRHGDQSDLLQRLERLNLDDSAALTQICGPDNDVVLARIISENLRSQKYIAMLPKDKQMFAAQLRRRQLQKQLPLHDLHHKFCNSLSETEMQKFQKFTNKRRLKSAGIGQIRDLPKSGEHKCHRCLKAVESGGIAVVADRMGIGTCWHPGCFTCATCSELLVDMIYFHKNGDIYCERHYADSIYPRCCSCDEIIFAREYTQAEKQTWHVQHFCCWYCDAPLAGQRYIAKNDNPYCILCFDKLYSKICVTCGKTITADSPGLSHGEFHWHACPHCFSCHVCARNLINQQFLLKDGRLFCCLDCKQTFTSRPNQGFPRHMHP; this is encoded by the exons aCTGATCTAGAACCACGCGCTCCACAGGAATCCCAGAGAAAGTTAGGATGTTTAAAGTGCGGCGACAAGTGCCCTGGGTTGGACGCACATTACTGGAG GAAAGTATGCAAACATTGCCGATGTTCCCGAGAAGACCATGACCTTCAACCTCCTGATGAAAGAGATTCTCAGCCAATCAATCTCCTCTTTGATTCGCTGCCCCGCCATGGCGACCAATCAGATTTGCTGCAGCGTCTCGAGCGCCTTAACCTTGATGATTCTGCGGCCTTGACCCAGATATGTGGTCCAGACAACGATGTGGTATTAGCAAGGATTATATCTGAAAACCTG CGCTCACAGAAATATATAGCAATGCTTCCCAAAGATAAACAAATGTTTGCTGCTCAGCTAAGAAGAAGACAACTTCAGAAACAACTTCCACTTCATGACCTTCATCACAAATTCTGCAACAGCTTATCGGAAACAGAAATGCAAAAATTCCAAAAGTTTACAAATAAAAGGAGATTAAAATCGGCTGGTATTGGGCAGATACGAGATCTACCGAAATCCGGAGAACAC AAATGCCATCGATGTCTCAAGGCGGTGGAGAGTGGTGGAATTGCTGTTGTAGCTGACCGCATGGGTATTGGCACGTGCTGGCATCCGGGCTGTTTCACGTGTGCCACGTGCTCGGAGCTACTAGTCGACATGatttatttccataaaaatgGCGACATTTACTGCGAACGTCATTATGCTGACTCCATTTATCCACGTTGCTGTTCTTGTGACGAA ATAATTTTTGCGCGTGAGTACACCCAAGCTGAGAAACAGACATGGCACGTGCAACATTTCTGCTGTTGGTATTGTGACGCGCCCCTGGCGGGCCAACGCTACATCGCCAAGAACGATAACCCATATTGTATTCTCTGCTTTGATAAGTTGTATAGCAAG atctGTGTTACATGTGGGAAGACCATCACGGCAGATTCCCCAGGACTATCCCACGGAGAATTCCACTGGCACGCATGCCCACATTGCTTTAGTTGTCATGTATGCGCGCGCAACCTTATCAACCAACAGTTCCTGTTGAAGGACGGAAGACTCTTTTGTTGTCTTGATTGTAAGCAGACATTCACGAGTCGTCCGAATCAGGGCTTTCCGCGACACATGCATCCATGA